In Nicotiana tabacum cultivar K326 chromosome 19, ASM71507v2, whole genome shotgun sequence, one DNA window encodes the following:
- the LOC107790038 gene encoding uncharacterized protein LOC107790038 isoform X2 — MIGFARGSGRRGRKSRGRGNVEGIRDNFVVVSSVNINLPQGPTIDQASQPQAQPIGIPEASQRTSLELRSPETSQGPSSGSEFSRNLEGSVHPSSENLNSGAVSFSNTKKGRGKYRSIHVDMKTQCGSKITVYIPDDIDRAVGPGARDIVNYCGLIMRSTISFRDGEWAKVFARHGQAMWLKVQEKFEVGGGRGEHVLQGFVASTMQRLFRTWKTRLHAEYSRYNTDEERLSHPPKDVMPEDWEFLVQYFGSPTFKAVSERNKTNRKKQTTKHSCGSKSFAEVEESTRDPLTGEKAPPDRVWELQHTRKNDKGELLWSDPRSQQIYDQIQELVGQQEYEENKSPMNGDEILAIVLGERTGYVRGKGYGKKPLTKSRMQLADLGSLSSAIESVRHEMQADMERKLQEEREQMRAEMDKRFQEQMEEVRRQMRIEMDKRIQDKMEMAALIVRMQQSQGSSTARVIQGKKQKGTEASWGVKRKR, encoded by the exons ATGATAGGATTTGCACGAGGTAGCGGTCGGCGAGGTAGAAAGAGCCGTGGACGTGGTAATGTTGAAGGAATACGTGATAATTTTGTGGTGGTGTCATCCGTGAATATTAATCTACCACAGGGACCTACGATTGATCAAGCATCTCAACCACAGGCACAACCAATAGGGATTCCTGAAGCAAGTCAGCGAACTTCTCTAGAATTGAGGAGCCCTGAAACAAGTCAAGGACCGTCTTCAGGGTCAGAATTCTCAAGGAATCTGGAAGGGAGTGTACATCCTTCTTCAGAAAATTTAAATAGCGGTGCAG TTTCTTTCAGCAATACTAAGAAAGGCAGGGGAAAATATAGATCCATACACGTGGATATGAAAACTCAGTGTGGTAGCAAAATCACAGTTTACATTCCGGATGACATCGATAGAGCTGTGGGTCCCGGGGCTAGGGATATCGTTAATTATTGTGGCTTGATCATGAGGAGCACTATCTCATTCAGAGATGGTGAGTGGGCAAAAGTTTTTGCAAGGCATGGACAAGCGATGTGGCTGAAGGTTCAG GAGAAATTTGAAGTTGGTGGCGGTAGGGGAGAGCATGTGTTGCAAGGTTTTGTAGCCAGCACTATGCAAAGGCTTTTTAGAACGTGGAAGACTCGGTTGCATGCTGAATACTCACGTTATAATACTGATGAGGAGAGACTGTCCCATCCACCAAAAGATGTTATGCCTGAGGATTGGGAATTTCTGGTACAATATTTTGGAAGTCCGACATTCAAG GCTGTAAGCGAGAGAAACAAAACAAACAGGAAAAAGCAAACAACTAAGCATTCATGTGGCTCAAAGTCTTTTGCAGAAGTAGAGGAATCTACG AGGGATCCTCTTACTGGAGAAAAGGCACCACCAGATCGTGTCTGGGAGCTCCAACATACACGTAAGAATGATAAAGGAGAACTGCTGTGGTCAGATCCACGATCTCAACAAATTTAT GACCAGATCCAGGAACTTGTGGGTCAGCAAGAATATGAAGAAAACAAGAGTCCAATGAATGGAGATGAGATTTTAGCCATTGTACTTGGCGAGAGAACAGGCTATGTTCGTGGAAAAGGTTATGGAAAGAAGCCTCTCACAAAGAGCCGCATGCAACTGGCAGACTTAGGGTCCCTGTCTTCTGCAATAGAAAGTGTGCGTCATGAGATGCAAGCTGACATGGAGCGAAAGTTGCAAGAAGAACGTGAACAAATGCGAGCTGAAATGGACAAAAGGTTTCAAGAGCAGATGGAAGAGGTGCGTAGACAAATGCGAATAGAAATGGACAAAAGGATCCAAGATAAGATGGAGATGGCTGCTCTAATTGTCAGAATGCAACAG AGTCAAGGTTCTTCAACTGCCCGTGTTATCCAAGGGAAAAAGCAAAAAGGCACGGAAGCCAGTTGGGGCGTTAAGCGCAAGCGTTAG
- the LOC107790038 gene encoding uncharacterized protein LOC107790038 isoform X1, with protein MIGFARGSGRRGRKSRGRGNVEGIRDNFVVVSSVNINLPQGPTIDQASQPQAQPIGIPEASQRTSLELRSPETSQGPSSGSEFSRNLEGSVHPSSENLNSGAVSFSNTKKGRGKYRSIHVDMKTQCGSKITVYIPDDIDRAVGPGARDIVNYCGLIMRSTISFRDGEWAKVFARHGQAMWLKVQEKFEVGGGRGEHVLQGFVASTMQRLFRTWKTRLHAEYSRYNTDEERLSHPPKDVMPEDWEFLVQYFGSPTFKAVSERNKTNRKKQTTKHSCGSKSFAEVEESTRDPLTGEKAPPDRVWELQHTRKNDKGELLWSDPRSQQIYDQIQELVGQQEYEENKSPMNGDEILAIVLGERTGYVRGKGYGKKPLTKSRMQLADLGSLSSAIESVRHEMQADMERKLQEEREQMRAEMDKRFQEQMEEVRRQMRIEMDKRIQDKMEMAALIVRMQQVWLETRTRICDSWIGNTTDLGVCQVASMKYKSYWELMV; from the exons ATGATAGGATTTGCACGAGGTAGCGGTCGGCGAGGTAGAAAGAGCCGTGGACGTGGTAATGTTGAAGGAATACGTGATAATTTTGTGGTGGTGTCATCCGTGAATATTAATCTACCACAGGGACCTACGATTGATCAAGCATCTCAACCACAGGCACAACCAATAGGGATTCCTGAAGCAAGTCAGCGAACTTCTCTAGAATTGAGGAGCCCTGAAACAAGTCAAGGACCGTCTTCAGGGTCAGAATTCTCAAGGAATCTGGAAGGGAGTGTACATCCTTCTTCAGAAAATTTAAATAGCGGTGCAG TTTCTTTCAGCAATACTAAGAAAGGCAGGGGAAAATATAGATCCATACACGTGGATATGAAAACTCAGTGTGGTAGCAAAATCACAGTTTACATTCCGGATGACATCGATAGAGCTGTGGGTCCCGGGGCTAGGGATATCGTTAATTATTGTGGCTTGATCATGAGGAGCACTATCTCATTCAGAGATGGTGAGTGGGCAAAAGTTTTTGCAAGGCATGGACAAGCGATGTGGCTGAAGGTTCAG GAGAAATTTGAAGTTGGTGGCGGTAGGGGAGAGCATGTGTTGCAAGGTTTTGTAGCCAGCACTATGCAAAGGCTTTTTAGAACGTGGAAGACTCGGTTGCATGCTGAATACTCACGTTATAATACTGATGAGGAGAGACTGTCCCATCCACCAAAAGATGTTATGCCTGAGGATTGGGAATTTCTGGTACAATATTTTGGAAGTCCGACATTCAAG GCTGTAAGCGAGAGAAACAAAACAAACAGGAAAAAGCAAACAACTAAGCATTCATGTGGCTCAAAGTCTTTTGCAGAAGTAGAGGAATCTACG AGGGATCCTCTTACTGGAGAAAAGGCACCACCAGATCGTGTCTGGGAGCTCCAACATACACGTAAGAATGATAAAGGAGAACTGCTGTGGTCAGATCCACGATCTCAACAAATTTAT GACCAGATCCAGGAACTTGTGGGTCAGCAAGAATATGAAGAAAACAAGAGTCCAATGAATGGAGATGAGATTTTAGCCATTGTACTTGGCGAGAGAACAGGCTATGTTCGTGGAAAAGGTTATGGAAAGAAGCCTCTCACAAAGAGCCGCATGCAACTGGCAGACTTAGGGTCCCTGTCTTCTGCAATAGAAAGTGTGCGTCATGAGATGCAAGCTGACATGGAGCGAAAGTTGCAAGAAGAACGTGAACAAATGCGAGCTGAAATGGACAAAAGGTTTCAAGAGCAGATGGAAGAGGTGCGTAGACAAATGCGAATAGAAATGGACAAAAGGATCCAAGATAAGATGGAGATGGCTGCTCTAATTGTCAGAATGCAACAG gtatggttagaaacaagaacACGCATCTGTGACTCATGGATTGGAAACACCACTGATCTTGGTGTATGCCAGGTTGCCAGTATGAAATATAAGAGCTATTGGGAACTCATGGTTTGA